TTTTTTCGggtgaaacaaaaataataataatgtttgcTCCGATCtcttgtaaaaattaaatatcttaaaCTATAAACGGAactaagtaaataatttatcttaccCCGTAAacaattatgttaattattcGAAGGATTGGGTACACCAAGTTGTATATATGATCTGTTAGATCGTGATAAAATAACCAATAATTCATAGATTTTTTAGTTCGCAtgcaaatttttaattgaatcttTAGATTTATAAACACATCtcgttaaataaatataactctTTATGTCCGATATTATTGTgtataagattttttatttttagtctttAATTCTTAagctttaaattattttatttgttggtaTTATTAGAATACACTTTTTTCCAAAAGATTGAAAGTAGGTTTAAAATGCAAAAGTTTCATGAAATGTAAATGTATACTGTATCATTCACTTGTTAATTTTGGGGTCAATGAGATATAAAGCATAATTGAAGGAGTGAAACGTATTTAACCCAAAATAGAAATCGTGTGCGGTGGTTATAGGTGAGATACCACGCAGCGCTTTATTTATACGAAACTTATGAGAAGGGAAACACGCCTTGTACTGTTGTATCGTAACAGACCATACGCCTGAGTTCATCTAAAACCAATCGGGAAAGCAGCCGCCGGTAATCGTCGCCGTCGCGCACGATACTTTTTTAATGGAGGGAGTAGGGGCCAGACTCGGTCGATCATCGACTCGTTACGGCCCCGCCACCGTCTTCACCGGTCCGGTTCGTAAGTGGAAGAAGAAGTGGGTTCACGTGCCGCCGTCGAGTTCCaaccaccaccatcagacGTCTGCAAACGGAACCGTTAACGGCAGTAACGGATCCTCCCACCTCTTGCTCTATAAATGGACCCCGATCACTCCCAGTCAAAACAAAGACAGCAATAATAGTAATAACGGTAGTGATAATAGTAATAATGGCAATGCTGACTCCAAGACTTCAAATAAAGACGACGCCCCAGCAGCAGAGGAGCCTCCGAGGAGAAAATTCAAGTATATCCCggtatttttctgaattttaacGTGATCCCAATTGGTTATAttgatttcatattttgatTGTGTTCCTTGTTTGCTGTTGTGGTTATAATTTGGTATCGGGCAAAGCTAAGTCTGGGTGCAGAATTGAATCTGATTCGTGATTTATACATGAATTCTTTCGAAGGGTGAGCGACGACTTGGGGTTGTTGACCTATATCGTGGTTCggggtttttttttcatgctgtaatgttataatttggggatcaatttaaattgattgacTGATGTGTTCGGAAAGTTTGATTACAGAGTTCCAGGCagagaaaattttagttttgttggtgttttttctaattaattggAGTAAgttccttcttttctttctgctTTTTTCTTATTGACCTGATTAAAAGTTCAATGTTAGagggaaaataatttaaattttcagacAGAGGGCGAAAATTTTATGCTTCCCACTTGGATGACAATGCAAGCGGGTTGTGAGCCATTGGATCATATATGATGATGTCCCAAAGTGAGATGAAGATTACGGGAATCCAATGGCTCATAGCCTTACTTTGGTGGTCCAAGTGGGTAGCTTCTAACAACTTGAGGCTGAGATGACCTTGTTGCTTCCCGTTGCAGTAATCTTACTTGTGCTGGAAATTGAGCatgatttgattattaaagCAAAACTCTGAGCTAGGTAGATGTCTTTAATTTCTGTGGCaaaacattttttatatcaatggGGGCTTTAtggaaaaagatatttattggAATATCTTGCTTGTTAAGAATGTTGAAGAAATCACGTTGACCAGTTTGTCCTCACATGCCCTTTAGttcttattaattatcaatgcTCAAGAATCTAAAGCGAGCACATTAATGTGGCTCTGCATGTACCCCGAGTACAATTGTTTGTGCAAGCTCTCATCCGTGTATGGGTGTGCGTGCATGCTTGTGTGTCGGTGGGGACTGGGAGGAGTGGGTGTATAACCATTGTTCTTGATTGGTATATCAAGTACTAATAGAGGGCGCATTAATATGTCAGTATCACCCTATTATCTAAATAGTTCAATCATCTGATTCTTGGGCTGGAAATCTGAAGTCCTATACTCAAAGCCCGGAATTGAGAACATAATAATCTTCTGTGTCAGTTAGTCACTGTTTTTTACTAGAatgaaacataaaaatatagtagAGGCATGACTGGCATTTAACAGTAACATCAGGCAGCAAGAACCTGGCTATTGTATCAGTTACCCTGTCTATTTACTTTCCTGTCTCTCCCTCTATATTGTTCTCCTCCACGGTTGGCAGGGACAAGCTCTGTTGTTGGACTTGTAATTGCATATAGAGaggcattttttttcttgacgTGCtcttatgtttatatatatgtcaattgAAGGCATGCAGCATTTGTTTTTGGGTAAAAATATGGTATCCATATTTCCTTAAATTCTTTGTCCAATGGTGGCTTATTTGTTTATTGACTAAATGCCGGTTTAATGGATTTGCTCTGTGTGCTATTGGATCCATAAAGTTCCATGACCTCTTAACACAAGAATGCTGAGGCATTGTGATTTCTAGCTGAACATAGGTTCCAAGAGTTGAATttcattttgtcttttatttcTGGAATTGTTGGATAGATTATTGTGCTTGAAGAACAAATGAATGAGTCCTCAGAACAAATTGAGGAAGACGCAAAGCCCGTTGAGACTGACGCATTGGAGGCGGCCTCCAAGGGACATGATGAAAAACCTGACATCAATGATGTGCCTATGGATGAAAGCCAGGTGATTAACATAGTCAACATTCTATAGTACAGGATGTTTGAgctcttataatattttaaaatatctaataagATGTTTGACTGCATTAGAATACTAAATTCCACTCTTGTGACAGGCTCAAGAGAATAATCCTGTGGAACGGCATGATCTGAATGAAAGCACATTAGATTTGAGTTTGGGCTTGAAGGCTCATGATGGAGAAAATGAATCTGATCAAAAAGCAGATCAAATGAAAGACAAGCAGCTAGAATGAGTGAGCTCCACCATTACTGAACAGTGACAATCGCAGTACCAAGAAGTGCATTGTATCTTCCAAGGAACTCTGTTCTTCGGCATATTTAGTTACTGGTACTTTGGTAAATTCAAACCACTCATGGCTGTAACTTTAGTTTCATTTATTGCTTCCCTTGTTGAGGCGATGGCAATTTGTATTGGTTCCATCACCTGGGAGATGCAATCACTATTTTTTACACTGATGATCAATGAAAAACTCCCTATTGCAATTCGGAGgttctttcattttgaacaccATGTAACGAAAATACTTTGGCAGATTGACTCTGTTACAAATTTGAGATTTCCAATTTGTCAATCAGCACATGAGTTTACCCTGTtcatatcttcttcttctgtcatttttctttttcctgtttTGTCACTTTGTCCGTCTACTTAAACATCCATCATTCAGATTCtctatatattgttaaaaaggTATTCACATAAAGTTcgtatgttttattatttatgattcGGTAATAGGGTAGAACTGCATTATCTTACGGACACAAAATGCATTCTGGTGTGCATTATTGTCTCTTCCTCTTCACAAGCAGTGCTTAATTGAACAGCAAGTAGATACCGTTGTGTGTAAGAATTGCCTAAGACAGACATGAACAGTATTTTAAAGACCATAAATTCAAAACCAGAATTTTAAACAAAGACAAGACCTTCATATTATTTTCCTTGATGATCCAAGATCAATGCTGACTCAAgtacaaatatgaaaaaggaCTGAAACGGAAGTGAAAGCAGCTTAAACAAGGGCAAGGACAAACAGGCCAATCAGCCAAATCAAGTCTAATGCTAGTAGGAGAATAGACAGagaagttgatttttttcatcatTCTTTGGCCACAGCAGCTTGCTCCTCATTGATGTAATCGTGCCTGTAAGCATGAAGAAATGGATAATATGACAAAAGTATCTTGCACATACCTCAGTTAACAATATCAAAGCACAACATAATATGCAAAACAGACTCACTTTATTTTTCGGGAAAGCTGATAAATGCCAGTACCGGCCATTACAATGTTTACACTGAAGAGGTTCCAGTTCTTCTGCAGTCCATAATAATGAAAGAGAAATTTATTAGATGGTGTAAAACCAAGAGTCTAATACAACAGAACTAGATGTAGAGAGAGGCCCAAATTACTTCACCTTGGGATTTGTTTGCCCAAGAAGGAAAGCTATAAGCAGACTCTCTCTCACACATCCATGTTCCaactttttattctaaaatgaCTCTTATGCATACAGTAAGAAACTTTACAAAGATCACAAGTCATAAGACACCTGTCATAATTCCTAATTTTCTCAACCCAGCAGTAAAAAGTACATATATAGTTCAATATTTTGCTACTTCTCAACCTCCTATCCTATCACAAAATTAAGGTTAAGAAAACGAGACAAACAGAGGGCACTTGCGAATCTTTccaaaacagaaagaaaagtGATTATCCTTCATCTAACCAATTCTCTGCACTAGATCAACAAGTTATAATGCACTTAAAGTTAAATGTACCATAAGTAAATTAACTTCCAAAACAAGGAACATAACAAGCGGCTACAAATTTAATCTGCAATTCTTCAGGGAATTTGGTTTAACAACCTTTTGAGTGATAAGATTTGATTTGCTTGGAACAAGAGTAGAGCAGCTGATTTTCCAGGAAAAGGGCTTGAGAACAAAGAGAAAGggacaaatatttttggctGCCTTTGAAAGTCACTGACATAGACTATTAGAATTGCCACTAGACAATTGGCGTACAATTTTACTGCCTCCCAGTGTTCTCTTAGTAATAGGATCTGAAACTTCTAAAGGATCTGACATAAGGCGATACGAAGTTGGTAAAATGGTACTGGATTTTCCGCAACTTTGCAGTCTAATCATCCGCATAGAAAGCTATCTTGGGACTTAAGTGCAGAGAAGCCAAGCAGTTAAAACTTTTGGATCAAACTATCAAGGTACCAGAACTGGTGACCAAATTGTTTACTCCCATCATACAAagacatataaaaaaaataacatttactGCCCAGCTCTGACATAGTATATTAACAACTGACTTACAGGGGTAATAACAGTGCTGTAGCGTGACCAGATAATTCCAGTTGCTGTAACAgctgaaaaacaaaatcatatgATTAAACAAAATCAGTGCAATGAAAGCCtaaagagaatattttttcatgcTGATGCGGTATGGAAAATTGAATTAGTAAAACTGGTAGAATCATAGACCACCTAAATAAAGGTCATTATTAGATGTATTCATCAGATTTACAAGCCCATATAATAAACAGTTGAGTCATTTAAGAACTTACCAATCTGCTGGGGATATGAAACTTTCTCTGGGGGTTTACTGAAGTCAGCGAAATTGGCTATGCTAATGCCCCACTTGAAGGTCGGTGCCCAGAAATGAACTATGGCATAAAACATTAAAAGCATAAGTCATCTGCTGCAACATCAATAAAGGCTGttaaaaagatcaaatctctacagaaagagagaaaaaaaaaggcataaGCAAACTCAATTTCGCAGTCTAAATGTGCATCCCACAGCAAGAAATGTAGTCAAAAGCAAAACTTTTAGAATCGTAGAACTATACAAACAatgtagttaaaaaaaaaatccagaTAGAGAAGTTTCTAAACTTAGTGTCATTTAAGTGTTCTATTTCAAGATTACAAACCTTACCAGGATGTTCCAGGACATGATCACACCCCATAtagacaaatttatatattttacgaTTATTGTAGCATTTGAAGCAGGAACTATGTACTACTGAGATGATAATAGAGCTACTAACTATATTTATCAATTGTACATCAGTCAGAGTGGAAATTATTTGGAATGCTTGAAAGTGGATTGCCAGCCCAAACATCACCCCCAACATAATAAGATTTTTCACCTAGTCATGATTTTCGGCCCCTTTGATATCGTAAATCTCCATCTTCCCCAGTTGACcaccttttcaattttcttctaaaatcaCAATTCAGTTTGCCCATCCAAGTGAAACCATATAAAAGGAATTCCAAAATTCGATCCTTCCCCATCTAATATAGGCGGACAGGTACGAAAAACAAACACCCCGCTAGcaataaacacaaaaacaaaacaccaTACGGACAcaactattacaataaaaatacaaagaccCCAAATTTCCTATTAATCAGAATTATCTGGGAAACGAAGATCTGAATATGAGAAATCACCCCACATCTACCGTATTCATTAAAGAGAACAAAAACAGAAGCAGAGCGTCTCcgcaaaaaatttaattaaagacgAAAATAGAACTGACTGGTTTTAGGGCCAGCCGGGTGATTCCATAGTGCTTGCAGTTTTGATGTCGCCATTAAatccctctttctctctccgATATTTGTGAGTGCTGCGAGTTCTACTGCTGGGAATGAGTAAATGAAAATGGGCCAACCTTCAAAGAGTATGGCTAGGCGCTTTTGTctctatcatttttttttgtctcctTATAATTGAATGAATAGTTAGgaaatttttccaattttaaatttgtttttattttcttttagaattgACCACTTGAAGCAATACCTGAGGTGGGAAtcaacttttaatattttaataatttcccCATTTTTTTAGGGTTTCGCACAATATTGACGATTAGATGCTTTCATTATGTGGTTGTTGGAGTTGGGAAAGATATAAAATTGAGGATGGTTGGTGAATGATTATTTAGTGAGGTATCAACAGTTGAATTACACTTTATTTGCATGTAccgtttatataaataaaaataagcaatactaataagggataattacatctttTTCCGGATTTCCATGAAAttcgatataattatatgtaaactctgtataatttaaaaaattacattactGAAAGGGTTCTTTTGCCTATCTTTTAAAAACccctttattttcaaaaattctgcGCAAAATTCCCCTTTCGTTAGAAGTTAATAAAAGGTGAAGTGTACTCACGGGTAGTTCGAGTGGGCATGAAATTTTTGCGAATTTTGACGATTTTTTGCTgtgaaatgacaaaaatagcCATATATTATGCTTAAAATTaccatgattaaatatatgcgttttaactttgtttttaattgatttttcttaattttcatcccttgtaattaaatgtatttatttaaatatcaaaataccaaaaaattgtatatatatattataagtttataatttaaattaatattacaatacaaagaatattatgttttaaaaataatatattataacaatataaatattaatggacaacaacaataatattttaaaaactaatttattaatatttaatttaaatattttaataaattatttactataaataatttaaatttaatttactagtatatgtatttacaatgaaattttaatacttttttattattttattattttaagattttaaatcatttcttttatcaatctcaaaattttattttaattaaattaattttttaatttattaaaaaaattagacgaCCGCAGTCCATGGAGATCTGGTGATCGCCGCGGCTGATCGCCCAAACTAGGGGGCGACATCGCCGTTGCTCCCCTCTGCATTGGACGTGGAGAGAGGGGTGGGGTGGACGGCTGGTGGAGGGGTTTGGGGTAGGCGAGGGGTGGAGGGGATGGGGGAGCCTGGTGGCAGGGGGTCGGagttaattctattttattttattttttgtaattataaatataatatatattaaaaattttaaaattttaactcttaataatttagatttaatagtTGAGatgtattgattaaattttacgattgttatgtaaaaaaaacaattcaatattcatgaaaaaaagatataatgaTAATTCATAAAGGCATAATGgctttttgacaaaaaaattgacgCCATTAGCTTCAATTAACGGTGAGGGGCA
This genomic window from Sesamum indicum cultivar Zhongzhi No. 13 linkage group LG12, S_indicum_v1.0, whole genome shotgun sequence contains:
- the LOC105175284 gene encoding mitochondrial pyruvate carrier 4 codes for the protein MATSKLQALWNHPAGPKTIHFWAPTFKWGISIANFADFSKPPEKVSYPQQIAVTATGIIWSRYSTVITPKNWNLFSVNIVMAGTGIYQLSRKIKHDYINEEQAAVAKE
- the LOC105175283 gene encoding uncharacterized protein DDB_G0285917, with protein sequence MEGVGARLGRSSTRYGPATVFTGPVRKWKKKWVHVPPSSSNHHHQTSANGTVNGSNGSSHLLLYKWTPITPSQNKDSNNSNNGSDNSNNGNADSKTSNKDDAPAAEEPPRRKFKYIPIIVLEEQMNESSEQIEEDAKPVETDALEAASKGHDEKPDINDVPMDESQAQENNPVERHDLNESTLDLSLGLKAHDGENESDQKADQMKDKQLE